Proteins co-encoded in one Spirosoma endbachense genomic window:
- a CDS encoding PadR family transcriptional regulator: MKRAFLGEFEEVVLLTVAILDESAYGVTVTQEIEQKTGRAVGFSTVHTTLQRLEEKGFLSSQMGGATAERGGRRKRFFMVTAAGRKALSEVKQIREQLWDSLPPQTLQLMGS; the protein is encoded by the coding sequence ATGAAAAGAGCCTTCTTGGGAGAGTTTGAAGAGGTTGTTCTGCTGACTGTAGCGATCCTGGACGAGAGCGCTTACGGAGTTACGGTTACGCAGGAAATCGAGCAGAAAACAGGCCGTGCGGTTGGTTTCAGTACCGTTCACACGACGTTACAACGCCTGGAGGAAAAAGGCTTTTTATCCTCCCAAATGGGCGGTGCCACTGCCGAACGTGGTGGCCGTCGGAAGCGCTTTTTTATGGTAACAGCAGCCGGTCGAAAAGCGCTATCTGAGGTTAAACAGATTCGTGAGCAACTGTGGGATTCGCTACCTCCGCAAACCCTTCAATTGATGGGAAGCTAA
- a CDS encoding permease prefix domain 2-containing transporter: MKNKPRNRANEPIRPPRWADRLLAWFLAPDRLEEVQGDLHEEFMYQMGRIGERRARWRYVWDVLGFVKPSPGWPFTSQRKSAVGAVHHRYGTASSSFLNPIMIQNYVKIAWRNLLKDRQFTLLNLIGLSTGLACTLLIYLWVNDELHIDKVNEKDDQLFQVMANHYHEDGIKTINHTPGLLANGLASEIPEIEHAVPVVPASWFSSKGIISFGETHLKAGSQFIGKDYFNVFTCPFILGDKNSIFSGKQTIAISQDLAIKLFGTIDNVPGKTVKWDYGEFSGFYSIGGVFANSPANSTEPFDMLFNFDLFVEKRPGMKSWGNSDPSTFLIVKNGTEMNRFNAKIKDYLKSKDKTQTAQLFAIKYSDKYLYGQFENGVQVGGRITYVKLFSIIALFILLIACINFMNLSTAKASGRMKEVGIKKVVGALRSSLVFQYLGESILMAFMALVMAFFLLILLLPQFNTITGKHIGIDFNGTLILSVLGIALLTGLVAGSYPALYLSGFNPTAVLKGKLKTSVGELWIRKGLVVFQFTVSIVFIVSVLAVYRQIDYIQSKNLGYNRENIIHFEIPLEMDSVKLKTAEAFLNEIKTIPGVINASSYYHNLTGDHGAISGFEWPGRPPGRDIEFSNLEVGYNFIETLGMDLKEGRSFSSNASAQNEIIFNEAAIKSMGLKDPIGKTVKFWDRKRQIVGVVKNFNFESLYETVKPCFFQVYPVMPNIMVKIKGGAEKQTIAQIQKTFQAYNKGIVFDYQFLDENYNALYASERRISILSQYFAGLTILICCLGLFGLAAFTAQRRQKEIGIRKVVGATVGNVATMLSMDFLKLLLIAMLIAFPLIGWALNQWLNNFAYHIDLGMGIFILAAASITIITLLTVGYQAIKAALMDPVKSLRSE; the protein is encoded by the coding sequence ATGAAGAACAAGCCCCGCAACCGCGCCAACGAACCGATCCGACCACCCCGCTGGGCCGACCGACTCCTGGCCTGGTTTCTCGCTCCTGATCGACTGGAGGAAGTGCAGGGCGATCTGCACGAAGAGTTTATGTATCAGATGGGTCGAATTGGCGAACGTCGGGCGCGGTGGCGCTACGTCTGGGATGTTCTGGGGTTTGTCAAACCTTCGCCGGGATGGCCATTTACGAGCCAGCGTAAATCAGCAGTCGGAGCCGTACACCACCGGTATGGAACCGCTTCATCATCTTTTCTAAATCCGATTATGATCCAGAATTATGTCAAAATCGCCTGGCGGAATTTACTGAAAGATCGTCAATTTACGCTGCTTAACCTGATCGGTTTGTCTACGGGGCTGGCTTGTACGTTGTTAATTTACCTGTGGGTAAATGATGAATTACACATTGACAAAGTCAACGAAAAAGATGATCAGCTTTTTCAGGTGATGGCCAATCACTACCACGAAGATGGTATCAAAACGATCAACCACACACCCGGTCTTCTGGCGAATGGGCTGGCATCGGAAATTCCTGAAATTGAGCATGCTGTACCGGTCGTTCCTGCCTCCTGGTTTTCCAGTAAGGGAATAATTTCATTTGGCGAGACGCATTTGAAAGCAGGCAGTCAATTTATTGGAAAGGATTATTTCAATGTATTTACGTGCCCATTTATCCTGGGTGATAAAAACAGCATATTCTCGGGCAAACAGACGATCGCCATTTCACAGGATCTGGCCATAAAACTATTTGGTACAATTGATAATGTACCCGGCAAAACGGTCAAGTGGGATTACGGTGAGTTTAGTGGGTTTTATAGCATTGGGGGTGTGTTTGCAAACAGCCCGGCTAACTCGACCGAGCCGTTCGATATGCTGTTCAACTTCGATCTGTTTGTCGAAAAACGACCGGGAATGAAATCCTGGGGCAATAGTGACCCCAGTACATTTCTGATTGTAAAGAACGGAACAGAAATGAACCGGTTCAACGCTAAAATAAAGGATTATCTGAAGTCAAAAGATAAAACACAGACGGCGCAATTATTTGCCATCAAATACTCGGACAAATACCTCTATGGTCAATTTGAAAATGGTGTACAGGTTGGCGGAAGAATTACCTATGTGAAGCTATTTTCGATTATTGCGCTCTTTATCCTGCTGATTGCCTGCATCAATTTTATGAATTTATCGACGGCAAAAGCATCTGGCAGAATGAAAGAAGTGGGTATCAAAAAAGTAGTTGGAGCCCTTCGCAGTTCGCTTGTTTTTCAGTACCTGGGCGAGTCCATTCTGATGGCTTTTATGGCCCTCGTTATGGCCTTTTTCCTGCTCATTTTATTGCTTCCTCAATTTAACACCATTACCGGAAAGCATATTGGAATTGACTTTAACGGCACGCTTATTCTGTCAGTTTTAGGGATAGCCTTATTGACTGGTCTGGTGGCGGGTAGCTACCCGGCCCTATATCTTTCCGGCTTTAACCCGACAGCCGTACTGAAAGGCAAGCTAAAAACCTCGGTCGGTGAATTGTGGATAAGAAAGGGTTTGGTCGTATTTCAGTTCACGGTTTCGATCGTGTTTATCGTCTCCGTTTTGGCTGTTTACCGGCAAATTGACTACATACAATCTAAAAATCTGGGCTACAATCGGGAGAACATTATCCATTTTGAAATTCCCCTGGAAATGGATTCTGTTAAATTGAAAACCGCAGAGGCATTTCTGAACGAAATCAAAACAATTCCGGGTGTTATTAACGCATCGAGCTATTATCACAATTTGACGGGCGATCATGGTGCTATTTCCGGGTTTGAATGGCCGGGAAGACCACCGGGCAGAGATATCGAATTTTCGAATCTGGAAGTAGGCTACAATTTTATCGAAACGCTTGGAATGGACCTGAAAGAAGGCCGTAGCTTTTCCAGCAATGCGAGTGCCCAGAACGAGATCATATTCAACGAAGCCGCCATTAAAAGCATGGGGCTGAAAGATCCGATTGGAAAGACTGTAAAGTTCTGGGACCGGAAGCGACAGATTGTGGGTGTAGTGAAGAATTTCAATTTTGAATCGCTCTATGAAACCGTAAAACCCTGCTTTTTTCAGGTTTATCCAGTCATGCCCAATATCATGGTGAAGATTAAAGGAGGGGCTGAGAAACAGACTATAGCACAGATACAAAAAACGTTTCAGGCTTATAATAAAGGGATTGTTTTTGATTACCAGTTTCTGGACGAAAATTATAACGCACTCTACGCTTCAGAACGCAGGATCAGTATTTTGTCGCAGTATTTTGCCGGACTCACTATCCTCATTTGCTGCCTGGGCCTGTTTGGGTTAGCCGCTTTTACGGCTCAACGGAGGCAAAAGGAAATCGGTATCCGAAAGGTCGTCGGAGCCACTGTGGGCAATGTTGCAACTATGCTATCAATGGATTTTCTGAAACTGCTATTGATTGCTATGCTGATTGCCTTTCCCCTGATTGGCTGGGCGCTGAATCAATGGCTTAACAATTTTGCTTACCATATTGATCTGGGCATGGGCATATTTATACTAGCCGCAGCGTCGATCACGATAATTACATTGTTGACCGTGGGCTATCAGGCGATCAAAGCGGCATTGATGGACCCTGTGAAATCGCTCCGATCGGAGTAA
- a CDS encoding ABC transporter permease — MINKPPRWADRLLRWFLTPDRLEEVQGDLHEEFMYQVGRIGERRARWRYVWDVLGFVKSPPVARRHGAYSTTNLMNPTMLRNYLKIAYRNLVNNKGFSTINIVGLSVGMAVAMLIGLWVYDELSFNTYHQNHARIAQVMENQTLDKGIQTFGALPMPLSQELRTKYPNDFKYVVATTWGFDQIVAYQDKKFSIAGSYVEAEFPEMMTLKMLKGTRQGLKDPASVLLSESMSRSFFGDADPLHKIIKIGNKHTVQVTGVYEDLPHNSTFKDVAFVAPIALLFSSGEETDNWRSSSFGIFTQLQPNSSFDAVSLKIKDVFFNHIKDKTYSALFLYPMTQWHLYSEWENGANKGGRIQFVWLFSIIGVFVLLLACINFMNLSTARSQKRAKEVGIRKAIGSLRRQIIGQFFSESFLIVCLSFVLSLILVQLSLPYFNEVADKQMTILWLDSRFWLFSIGFCFFTGIVAGSYPALYLSSFQPIKVLKGAINIGRFASIPRQVLVVVQFTVSVTLIIGTIIVFRQIQFAKNRPIGYSREGLINITMNTPEIQGNYDAIRNELLETGVVANMAESSSPITNIWSSANNLEWRGKDPNRQASFGTISVTPDFGKVIGWKIKEGREFSRQFTSDSLTFLFNEAAVKQTELTNPVGEIIKWHGKNWKLIGVVKDMVMKSPFEPVMPTVFMIDTKERGLNVIHIKLNPALSTREALGKIEAVFKKINPAAPFDYRFADQEYAAKFAAEERIGKLASFFAGLAIFISCLGIFGLASFMAEQRTKEIGVRKVLGASVANLWGLLSKDFVVLVIISCLISSPIAWYLLNNWLSKYEYRTEIAGWIFVAAGFGALLITLLTVSYQALKAALMNPVKSLRSE, encoded by the coding sequence ATGATAAATAAACCGCCCCGCTGGGCCGACCGACTCTTAAGGTGGTTTCTGACGCCTGATCGACTGGAGGAAGTGCAGGGCGATCTGCACGAAGAGTTTATGTATCAGGTAGGTCGGATTGGTGAGCGCCGGGCGCGGTGGCGCTACGTCTGGGATGTACTGGGATTTGTCAAGTCTCCGCCGGTAGCCCGCCGACACGGAGCTTATTCAACAACCAATTTAATGAACCCAACCATGCTACGGAATTATCTAAAAATCGCGTATCGGAATCTGGTTAACAACAAAGGATTCTCGACAATCAATATCGTTGGGTTGTCTGTTGGTATGGCCGTTGCGATGCTGATCGGACTTTGGGTGTACGACGAATTATCGTTCAATACATATCACCAGAACCACGCTCGCATTGCACAGGTAATGGAAAATCAGACCCTGGATAAAGGCATCCAAACGTTTGGTGCATTGCCCATGCCACTAAGCCAGGAACTGCGAACCAAATACCCTAATGACTTCAAATATGTAGTTGCTACGACCTGGGGCTTCGACCAGATCGTGGCGTATCAGGATAAGAAATTTTCGATTGCCGGAAGCTATGTTGAAGCTGAATTTCCGGAAATGATGACGCTGAAAATGCTGAAAGGCACGCGCCAGGGGCTGAAAGATCCGGCCTCGGTTTTGCTTTCTGAGTCAATGTCCAGATCGTTTTTCGGTGATGCTGACCCGCTTCACAAAATCATTAAAATTGGCAATAAACATACGGTGCAGGTAACCGGTGTTTATGAAGATTTGCCCCATAACTCAACATTTAAAGACGTTGCGTTTGTTGCTCCGATTGCCCTGCTTTTCTCGTCAGGGGAAGAAACGGATAACTGGCGCAGTAGTTCATTTGGGATTTTTACGCAGCTCCAGCCAAACAGCAGTTTTGATGCGGTTTCACTGAAAATCAAAGATGTATTTTTCAATCACATCAAAGACAAGACCTATTCCGCGCTCTTTTTGTATCCTATGACCCAATGGCATCTGTATTCGGAGTGGGAGAACGGAGCTAACAAGGGCGGCCGGATTCAGTTTGTATGGCTTTTCAGCATCATTGGCGTGTTTGTGTTGCTGCTGGCCTGCATCAATTTTATGAACCTGAGCACAGCCCGTTCGCAGAAACGGGCCAAAGAAGTAGGCATCCGAAAAGCCATTGGTTCGCTGAGACGACAGATTATTGGCCAGTTTTTTAGTGAGTCGTTCCTGATCGTGTGCTTGTCGTTTGTGTTGTCGCTGATTTTGGTTCAACTCAGTCTGCCCTATTTTAATGAAGTGGCCGACAAGCAAATGACAATACTATGGCTGGATTCGAGATTCTGGCTTTTCAGTATTGGCTTTTGCTTCTTTACGGGTATTGTGGCCGGAAGTTACCCGGCTCTTTATCTCTCTTCGTTTCAGCCAATTAAAGTGCTAAAAGGAGCCATTAATATTGGTCGATTTGCGTCCATTCCCCGTCAGGTACTGGTTGTGGTGCAGTTTACGGTTTCCGTCACGCTGATTATCGGAACGATCATTGTTTTTCGCCAGATTCAGTTTGCCAAAAATCGACCGATTGGCTACAGCCGGGAAGGGCTGATCAACATTACGATGAATACGCCCGAAATACAGGGAAATTACGATGCCATCCGAAATGAATTGTTAGAAACTGGCGTCGTTGCCAACATGGCCGAATCGTCGAGCCCGATCACGAACATCTGGTCATCGGCCAATAATCTGGAGTGGCGCGGTAAAGATCCGAACCGGCAGGCATCGTTTGGGACAATTTCCGTTACGCCGGATTTTGGAAAAGTTATTGGCTGGAAAATCAAGGAAGGACGCGAATTTTCAAGACAGTTTACGAGCGATTCACTGACTTTTTTGTTTAACGAAGCTGCCGTTAAACAGACCGAATTGACGAATCCGGTTGGCGAAATTATCAAGTGGCATGGTAAAAACTGGAAACTTATCGGGGTCGTAAAAGATATGGTGATGAAATCGCCTTTCGAACCCGTTATGCCTACGGTTTTTATGATCGATACGAAGGAGCGGGGCTTAAATGTCATTCATATCAAGCTGAATCCTGCGCTGAGCACTCGGGAGGCTCTGGGTAAAATAGAAGCTGTTTTTAAAAAAATCAATCCCGCTGCTCCCTTCGATTACCGTTTTGCTGATCAGGAATACGCGGCAAAATTCGCGGCTGAAGAACGGATCGGTAAACTGGCCAGTTTCTTCGCGGGCCTAGCCATTTTCATTTCGTGTCTGGGCATCTTCGGTCTGGCTTCGTTCATGGCCGAGCAGCGTACCAAAGAAATCGGTGTCCGCAAAGTACTGGGGGCTTCGGTGGCTAATCTCTGGGGTTTATTGTCAAAAGATTTTGTTGTCCTGGTCATCATTTCCTGTCTCATTTCGTCGCCAATTGCGTGGTATTTACTGAACAACTGGTTGAGTAAGTATGAATATCGGACAGAAATAGCCGGTTGGATCTTTGTTGCTGCGGGCTTCGGGGCTTTGCTAATCACGCTGTTGACGGTGAGCTATCAGGCGCTTAAGGCTGCCCTGATGAATCCCGTAAAATCACTACGGTCGGAGTAA
- a CDS encoding ABC transporter permease yields MFRNYVKIAWRNIAKSKTFSFINVLGLALGMTSSLLILLWVQDERSIDQFHANGPRIYQVMENQQWTGNDISTTPSTPGPLALALTAEVPEVEKSVKITWQEEQLLSVGDKAYKEKGRYASPDLFQIFSFPFVQGNPKTAIVGPSSIVISEKVALKLFGRTDVVGRTVRVNNKDDHQVTGVVKDIPETSSLKFDFVLPETPYEKENEWLTKWENNGIRTFALLHQNADVNVVNAKILNMVRKHDKNVTTITTFMFPYEEAYLHSKFTNGKPDGGRIEYVRLFTIVAIFLLIIACINFMNLATARSAKRAKEVGIRKVVGAERSYLVGQFVGEAVLMSLLSLLIAMILVPLLLPVFNTLTEKHISIQYTNPFYWLTLLGLALITGLVSGSYPALFLSSLQPVRVLKGTLRFNAGAVLFRQGLVVFQFSLSLLLIIGTLIAGRQVDYIRTKNLGLDRENVVYMTLEGDLSKRFDSFREELVQAPGIQSVSSSGNDPMEIGSSTIGVEWKGKPEGDKTLFTNMAVSYDFIKTMKIRLLAGRDFSKTFVTDSTNYLVNEEAARRMGMKNPVGQDLKFWSKSGKIIGLMKNFHVNSLRVAIEPLIIRLDSTNYTLLVRTHPGQTEQALKSMERLAKQFNPAYPFDYRFADESFREQYKSETLIGKLANYFAIIAIFIACLGLFGLAMFTAEQRTKEIGVRKVLGASVTSIVALLSKDFLKLVLISIFIASPLAWYAMHQWLADFAYRIDIEWWVFVLAGLLAVGIAQLTVSFQSIKAALMNPVKSLRSE; encoded by the coding sequence ATGTTCCGGAACTACGTCAAAATCGCCTGGCGCAACATTGCCAAGAGTAAAACCTTTTCCTTCATCAATGTACTGGGTCTGGCGCTGGGCATGACCAGCAGTTTGCTGATCCTGCTTTGGGTGCAGGATGAGCGGAGTATCGACCAGTTTCACGCCAATGGTCCGCGCATCTATCAGGTGATGGAAAATCAGCAGTGGACGGGCAATGATATTAGCACCACACCCTCAACACCCGGCCCGTTGGCGCTGGCCTTGACAGCCGAAGTGCCGGAGGTAGAAAAAAGCGTCAAGATTACCTGGCAGGAAGAACAGTTGCTGAGCGTAGGCGATAAGGCCTACAAGGAGAAAGGTCGCTATGCCAGCCCGGATTTATTCCAGATTTTCTCGTTCCCCTTCGTTCAGGGCAACCCGAAGACGGCCATTGTTGGGCCATCGTCCATTGTTATCTCTGAGAAAGTAGCGCTGAAACTATTCGGCCGGACCGACGTTGTTGGCCGGACCGTTCGGGTTAATAATAAAGACGATCATCAGGTAACGGGTGTTGTGAAGGATATTCCTGAAACGTCGTCGCTGAAATTTGACTTTGTGCTGCCCGAAACACCCTATGAAAAAGAGAACGAGTGGCTGACAAAGTGGGAAAATAATGGCATTCGGACATTCGCACTATTGCACCAGAATGCCGATGTAAATGTCGTTAATGCCAAGATTCTGAACATGGTTCGGAAGCACGACAAAAACGTGACAACCATCACGACATTTATGTTTCCCTACGAAGAGGCTTATTTACACTCAAAATTTACAAACGGAAAGCCCGATGGTGGTCGCATTGAATACGTGCGGCTATTTACAATCGTTGCTATTTTTCTGCTGATCATTGCCTGTATCAACTTCATGAATTTAGCCACCGCCCGGTCGGCCAAACGGGCAAAGGAAGTGGGCATTCGGAAGGTAGTAGGAGCAGAGCGGTCTTACCTTGTTGGGCAGTTTGTGGGCGAAGCGGTGCTGATGTCTTTACTCTCACTGCTGATTGCCATGATTTTGGTACCGTTGCTACTGCCGGTTTTCAATACGTTAACGGAGAAACACATTTCCATTCAATATACCAATCCGTTTTACTGGCTAACATTACTCGGGCTGGCGCTGATAACCGGCCTTGTTTCAGGTAGTTATCCGGCTCTGTTCCTATCGTCGCTCCAGCCGGTGAGGGTTTTAAAAGGAACGCTGCGCTTCAATGCCGGAGCCGTGTTATTTCGGCAGGGGTTGGTCGTGTTTCAGTTTTCGCTTTCGTTGCTATTGATTATAGGCACCTTGATCGCTGGTCGGCAAGTCGATTACATCCGTACGAAAAACCTGGGTCTTGACCGAGAGAATGTGGTTTATATGACACTTGAGGGCGATTTATCGAAACGATTCGATTCATTCCGTGAGGAATTAGTGCAGGCACCCGGTATTCAGTCGGTTTCCTCATCGGGCAATGATCCGATGGAGATTGGCAGCTCGACAATTGGGGTTGAATGGAAAGGAAAGCCCGAAGGCGATAAAACCCTGTTTACGAATATGGCCGTTAGTTATGATTTCATAAAGACAATGAAAATCAGGCTATTGGCCGGACGCGATTTCTCGAAAACCTTCGTGACCGATAGTACCAACTACCTCGTCAATGAAGAGGCCGCCCGCCGGATGGGCATGAAAAATCCAGTTGGGCAGGATTTGAAATTCTGGAGCAAATCCGGTAAGATTATCGGTTTGATGAAAAATTTCCACGTAAATTCATTACGCGTTGCCATCGAACCGCTGATTATTCGGCTGGATTCAACGAATTACACACTGCTGGTCCGCACCCATCCCGGCCAGACCGAACAGGCGCTCAAGAGCATGGAGCGCCTGGCCAAGCAATTCAATCCGGCTTATCCATTTGACTATCGCTTTGCTGACGAAAGTTTCCGGGAGCAGTATAAGAGTGAGACGCTTATTGGAAAGCTGGCTAACTACTTTGCCATTATTGCCATTTTCATCGCCTGTCTGGGATTGTTTGGACTGGCCATGTTTACGGCTGAGCAGCGGACCAAAGAAATTGGCGTTCGGAAAGTGCTGGGTGCGTCAGTGACCAGCATCGTGGCGCTACTCTCCAAAGATTTCTTGAAACTCGTCCTGATTTCCATCTTCATCGCATCACCCCTGGCCTGGTACGCCATGCACCAATGGCTGGCCGATTTCGCGTACCGTATCGATATTGAGTGGTGGGTCTTTGTGCTGGCAGGGTTGTTGGCCGTAGGCATTGCTCAATTGACCGTGAGTTTTCAGAGTATCAAAGCCGCGTTGATGAATCCGGTAAAAAGCCTGCGAAGTGAATAA
- a CDS encoding FtsX-like permease family protein, producing the protein MAWLLAPERLEEVLGDLHEEFGYQVGRIGERRARWRYVWDVLGFVKPPPGWPFAVKQNHQKFTSTPLVSMDMIRNYFAIAFRQLWKNQLFSAVNIIGLTVGLAVSTFIALYVWHEFHYDRFEPFSDRTYRIMSIMKYGDQDVTFTGLQEAFGREVKQQIPEVEEVVRISDGDAILQSDQNHQFNEEHIGFADAATLSVFGLRVLQGDVKTALREPGRIVLTRQLAEKYFGTQNPIGKTMIYDKHFPLTVSAVLDELPTNSVIQFNALVSLHTMPSLGAQQQDLYKGQGFLSTYLVLHQGASASAVEKKLETIKSGIHFVGMSAKFFLEALPTLHLDSRNTSKSVRQSLYILMTIALVILVLAVINYISLTTARATKRAREVGIRKAIGGQRSELIGQFFMESFLTTTLAFLLSLVLLQALFPWANHTLDLHMDKRVLTQAPYLGLMLALWLGCSLLSGSYPALLLSGFRPALVLKGAIGWRQSGVGVRRVFTTVQFTASIGLLICSLVLYAQMRFLRTKNLGINRAQVVAIHIDGEMVPQFSGLRDAIRQWAGTGNVAVSNSALFTNRIAIMFINAEKNKKQLMVNVLTVDKPFFDMMGVRWQYRPPGWEVGPVTKDLIVYNQTLIKEAGIKGNPLQQPAPLKDQPADGITTDFHLRSLHGAVSPMKLTVVSDTNRSMLAKGGYLLVKLNPNTDVSKSLDQLKTLYNHSQPTAPFDYYFLDEAYDKLYSRETRLMQLFNGFTILTLLVACLGLLGLMTFSVEVRTKEIGVRKVLGASVSGIVILLSKDFLKLVLISILIASPIAWYAMNKWLQDFAYKISIEWWVFALAGGLATGIALLTVSFQSVKAALANPVKSLRND; encoded by the coding sequence TTGGCGTGGTTACTCGCTCCTGAACGACTCGAAGAAGTTCTGGGCGATCTGCATGAGGAGTTTGGTTATCAGGTGGGTCGAATTGGCGAACGTCGGGCGCGGTGGCGCTACGTTTGGGATGTACTGGGGTTTGTCAAACCTCCGCCGGGATGGCCCTTTGCTGTAAAACAAAATCACCAGAAATTTACTTCAACGCCTTTAGTGAGTATGGATATGATTCGCAATTATTTCGCAATCGCTTTTCGTCAACTCTGGAAAAATCAATTGTTTAGCGCAGTGAATATCATTGGCTTAACGGTTGGATTAGCCGTCAGCACCTTCATCGCGTTATACGTCTGGCATGAGTTTCATTATGATCGTTTCGAGCCCTTTAGTGATCGAACCTACCGGATCATGTCAATCATGAAGTATGGTGATCAGGATGTTACATTCACCGGATTACAGGAAGCATTTGGCCGTGAAGTAAAACAGCAGATTCCGGAAGTCGAAGAGGTTGTTCGCATTTCGGATGGCGATGCTATACTTCAATCGGATCAGAATCACCAGTTTAACGAAGAACACATTGGCTTTGCCGATGCTGCCACGCTATCTGTATTTGGGTTGCGCGTACTTCAGGGAGATGTTAAAACGGCTCTTCGGGAGCCCGGTCGAATCGTACTGACCCGGCAATTGGCCGAGAAATATTTCGGCACCCAAAATCCCATTGGCAAAACGATGATTTATGATAAACATTTTCCGCTCACCGTTTCGGCCGTACTTGATGAGTTGCCAACCAATTCAGTGATTCAGTTTAATGCATTGGTTTCTTTACATACAATGCCTTCGCTTGGTGCTCAACAACAGGATTTATACAAAGGGCAAGGTTTTCTAAGTACCTATCTGGTATTGCACCAGGGAGCCAGCGCAAGCGCGGTGGAAAAGAAACTGGAGACGATTAAAAGCGGAATCCATTTCGTTGGAATGTCGGCAAAATTCTTTCTCGAAGCCCTGCCAACGCTGCACCTGGATAGCCGCAACACCTCAAAGAGCGTTCGGCAGTCTTTATACATCCTGATGACGATTGCGCTGGTTATTCTGGTGTTAGCCGTCATCAATTACATAAGTCTCACCACCGCCAGAGCTACCAAGCGGGCGCGTGAAGTGGGTATTCGTAAAGCCATTGGTGGACAGCGAAGCGAACTGATCGGTCAGTTTTTTATGGAATCATTTCTGACCACTACGCTGGCGTTTTTGCTATCGCTCGTACTGCTTCAGGCGCTTTTCCCGTGGGCAAATCATACCCTTGATCTGCATATGGACAAACGCGTATTGACCCAGGCCCCATACCTGGGGTTGATGCTGGCTTTATGGCTGGGGTGTTCATTACTGTCGGGAAGTTATCCGGCATTATTGCTGTCCGGCTTTCGACCGGCCCTTGTTCTTAAGGGCGCAATCGGTTGGCGGCAGAGTGGGGTAGGGGTACGGCGGGTTTTTACGACGGTTCAGTTTACGGCGAGTATTGGATTATTGATTTGCAGTCTGGTACTGTATGCGCAAATGCGTTTTCTGCGAACGAAAAACCTGGGTATCAATCGGGCACAGGTGGTCGCCATTCATATCGACGGAGAAATGGTGCCGCAATTCTCGGGCCTTCGCGATGCCATTCGGCAATGGGCGGGAACTGGTAACGTAGCGGTTTCGAACTCGGCGTTATTTACCAACAGAATTGCCATCATGTTTATAAACGCGGAAAAAAATAAGAAGCAGCTGATGGTGAATGTCTTAACCGTTGATAAGCCATTTTTTGATATGATGGGCGTTCGCTGGCAATATCGACCACCTGGTTGGGAAGTAGGTCCGGTAACCAAAGACCTGATTGTCTATAACCAAACGCTGATCAAAGAGGCCGGTATCAAGGGAAATCCGCTCCAACAGCCTGCTCCTCTTAAAGATCAGCCCGCCGACGGAATTACCACCGATTTTCATCTGCGCAGTCTGCATGGTGCTGTTTCGCCCATGAAATTAACCGTTGTTAGCGACACGAACCGTTCGATGCTGGCAAAAGGCGGTTATCTGTTAGTGAAGCTGAATCCGAACACAGATGTTTCTAAATCCCTCGATCAGCTCAAAACGCTATACAACCATAGTCAGCCCACCGCCCCCTTCGACTATTATTTTCTGGATGAAGCCTATGATAAACTATATTCACGGGAAACACGCCTGATGCAGTTGTTCAATGGCTTTACGATACTCACACTGCTGGTTGCATGCCTGGGTTTACTCGGTCTGATGACCTTTTCGGTTGAAGTGCGGACCAAAGAAATTGGCGTTCGGAAAGTGCTGGGTGCATCGGTTTCGGGCATTGTCATTTTGTTGTCCAAAGATTTTCTCAAACTCGTTCTGATTTCCATCCTCATCGCATCGCCGATTGCTTGGTACGCGATGAATAAATGGTTGCAGGATTTTGCCTATAAGATCAGCATTGAGTGGTGGGTATTTGCACTGGCTGGCGGACTGGCAACAGGTATTGCTTTATTGACGGTATCCTTTCAGAGCGTGAAAGCTGCCCTGGCAAATCCCGTTAAAAGTCTGCGGAATGATTAA